The DNA window CCTGCTGGTCGCGGGATGGGGAGCTCATTGCCACCGGATCGAACGACAAGACCATCAAGTACATGCGCTTCAACAACGACACCAACCAGCTGGTGGGCCACGAGATGGAGCTGAACATGCACGACGGCACCGTGCGGGACATGTGCTTCCTGGACGACTCGTCCACCAAGTCCAGGCTGCTGGCGAGCGGCGGCGCCGGGGACTGCAAGATTTACATCACAGACTGCGGATCCGGCACTCCCTTCCAGGCCTACAGTGGTCACACTGGCCACATCCTGTCCCTCTACAGCTGGAACAACGCGATGTTCGTGTCGGGATCCCAGGTGGGTCTGCAGCAGATCTTTCCCAGCCGCGCTATAACCATTTACGATTCTCTGTTTCAGGATCAAACGATACGCTTCTGGGATCTGCGAGTGAACGTCTCTGTGAACACCCTGGATAGCGATCGGAAGGATGGCGGTCTGGAGAGCTCCGCTGTAACCGCGGTCTGTGTGGATCCCACGGGCAGGCTCCTGGTCTCTGGGCACGCCGATAGCTCCTGTACGCTGTACGACATCCGGGGCAACCGGCCCATTCAGCGGTTCTATCTCCACACCGCCGAAATAAGGTAGTAACTTGGAGATATCCTCCCCCACTTGGCTAACCTTTCACTTCCTCAAAGGTGCGTCCGATTCTCCCCATCCGCCTACTACATGCTGACGTGCAGCTACGACAACTCGATCCGGCTGACGGATCTGCAGGGCGACCTGGCCCACGAGCTGTCCTCCGTGGTGGTGGCGGAGCACAAGGACAAGGCCATCACCATCCGGTGGCATCCGACCGAGTTCTCGTTCATCTCCACGTCGGCGGACAAGACGGCCACCCTGTGGGCTCTACCTCCCTCGTAGGAGCAAGGCTCCATGTGGCCTAGTGGTCCAGTGGTCCAGTGACGGCTTTAACTTCGTTGTCGATATTGTATTTCCGCAGAATAGTCCAGACTGAtctaatttattaaataaacaaacccGACCGCAAGTGAAAGAGACCCGttctaatttatatatttggtatatatttatttaaatccgTTCTTACTAACCCACAGTtccattaatattttactttctaaggcaaataaattgatttatgttgGATTTaatgttgcagttgcaagtaACAGGGCTGGCTTAGCGATTAATACACGAATGATAAAGGCAGAAAAATTTGTCCTCCTTCACATTCACTTTCACATTCGTATCGGCTTTGGTGGTCCAAACCTCTACATCCTGTCGACGACGACATCAGGAACTACAATTTCGGGGGCGAATACGCATTATTACCGGGGATTCTCGATCTGAAGGGGTTAACCAACGCAAGAGCAAACCAAAACTCGTGGGTGGGATGGCGATGGAGTGGCACTGGGTACCACTGGGTTAAGCGGGCGGCATCTTCCGAAACTCTGGAATTTGGCAGCGTCGGTGGGATCGTACTTACAGCCTAGAGGATTGGAGTTTCGGGTTGATACTGTGGGTTGGGCGTGTGGTGCTACTTGGATTGTGGGGGAAGGG is part of the Drosophila yakuba strain Tai18E2 chromosome 2R, Prin_Dyak_Tai18E2_2.1, whole genome shotgun sequence genome and encodes:
- the LOC6531928 gene encoding WD repeat-containing protein 47 produces the protein MNSESRDLDLGKGDVERPHFEAVTTLSDSQAIRSVDFHPNGKLYAVGSNSKTFRICQYPALSKLRHGHQTAVYPPSVLCKRTKHHRGSIYCTCWSRDGELIATGSNDKTIKYMRFNNDTNQLVGHEMELNMHDGTVRDMCFLDDSSTKSRLLASGGAGDCKIYITDCGSGTPFQAYSGHTGHILSLYSWNNAMFVSGSQDQTIRFWDLRVNVSVNTLDSDRKDGGLESSAVTAVCVDPTGRLLVSGHADSSCTLYDIRGNRPIQRFYLHTAEIRCVRFSPSAYYMLTCSYDNSIRLTDLQGDLAHELSSVVVAEHKDKAITIRWHPTEFSFISTSADKTATLWALPPS